A stretch of Ipomoea triloba cultivar NCNSP0323 chromosome 11, ASM357664v1 DNA encodes these proteins:
- the LOC115995812 gene encoding elongation factor 1-delta-like, protein MAIAFYNLNSDAGLKKLDEYLLTRSYISGYQASKDDITVYSSLPKPPSSEYVNASRWYKHIDALLRISGVSGEGFGVIIEGSAPIPVGVATPPAADTKASAADDDDDDDVDLFGEETEEEKKAAEERAAAVKASSKKKESGKSSVLMDVKPWDDETDMKKLEEAVRSVTMEGLLWGASKLVPVGYGIKKLQIMLTIVDDLVSVDELIESTLTVEPVNEYVQSCDIVAFNKI, encoded by the exons ATGGCTATCGCATTCTACAACCTCAACTCAGATGCTGGCCTCAAGAAGCTTGATGAGTACCTCCTGACACGTAGTTACATTTCTGG GTATCAAGCTTCCAAGGATGACATCACAGTATATTCATCACTTCCCAAGCCCCCATCATCTGAATATGTCAATGCTTCTCGGTGGTACAAACACATTGATGCACTTTTGAGGATCTC TGGTGTATCTGGAGAAGGTTTTGGGGTAATCATTGAAGGTTCTGCACCTATCCCTGTAGGTGTGGCAACACCACCTGCCGCTGACACAAAG GCCTCAGCTGctgatgatgacgatgatgatgatgttgacTTGTTTGGTGAGGAGACTGAAGAGGAAAAGAAGGCTGCTGAAGAACGTGCTGCAGCTGTCAAGGCGTCAAGCAAAAAGAAAGAGT CTGGAAAGTCCTCGGTTCTTATGGATGTGAAGCCATGGGATGACGAGACTGATATGAAAAAGCTTGAGGAAGCTGTTAGAAGTGTTACGATGGAAGGATTACTCTGGGGAGCAT CTAAACTTGTTCCCGTTGGGTATGGTATTAAGAAACTACAAATTATGCTCACCATTGTGGATGACCTCGTGTCCGTGGATGAACTTATTGAGAGTACTCTCACTGTTGAACCTGTCAATGAGTATGTCCAGAGCTGTGATATCGTAGCTTTCAACAAGATAT GA